Proteins from one Scleropages formosus chromosome 14, fSclFor1.1, whole genome shotgun sequence genomic window:
- the LOC108936734 gene encoding uncharacterized protein LOC108936734 isoform X2 has product MGSVRRSHTPHIMIIIMCLLLVFWAQFPLSFAQQCDVTTRVGDPVTIDLQYPGFTENNELIWKHEDKTVFEKSKGTIITGSKEDVNSGGSLILRRVQMYQKGPYSVEVYDSTTGINLYKTEKNLCVTAEGTELVYGLIGKEVQLDPKVTETINNITWKKENNGIAKWDSSSGLYYDDRCRTGNQCDLNPTTGVFVMKGLKGEDEGRYSAEINNKGPVKKCLLILLNPVSKPSVTTFCSETQCILTCVVEETKHTKYSWKENNETVKEGNTLMVEKSGEQSKSYTCVFSNPKSEEHSDPLTQMDLFPAKGSSGGSIVAGVFIPLFLIVVVAGALI; this is encoded by the exons ATGGGCTCCGTGCGCCGCTCTCACACACCGCACATCATGATTATCATCATGTGTCTCCTTCTTGTGTTTTGGGCCCAGTTTCCTCTCTCGTTCG cccagcagtGTGATGTGACCACTAGGGTCGGAGACCCTGTGACCATTGACCTGCAGTATCCTGGGTTCACAGAAAACAATGAGTTGATCTGGAAACATGAAGACAAAACAGTTTTTGAGAAGAGCAAAGGAACAATTATAACAGGCAGTAAAGAAGATGTAAACAGTGGTGGATCCCTTATCCTGCGCCGTGTACAGATGTACCAGAAAGGACCGTATTCTGTAGAAGTGTATGACAGTACAACAGGGATAAATCTGTATAAAACAGAGAAGAACTTGTGTGTGACAG CTGAAGGAACTGAACTGGTCTATGGATTAATAGGAAAAGAGGTTCAACTGGATCCTAAAGTGACTGAAACCATCAACAACATCACATGGAAGAAAGAGAACAATGGAATAGCCAAGTGGGACAGCAGCTCAGGACTGTATTATGATGACAGATGTAGGACTGGCAACCAGTGTGACCTGAATCCCACTACTGGGGTGTTCgtaatgaaagggttaaaaggagaagatgaaggacgATACTCTgctgaaataaacaataaaggACCTGTAAAGAAATGTCTGCTCATTCTACTCA ATCCTGTGTCCAAACCCAGTGTGACCACATTCTGCAGTGAGACCCAGTGCATCCTGACCTGTGTGGTAGAGGAGACTAAACACACGAAATactcctggaaagagaacaatgaaactgtaaaggagggaaacaccttgatggtggagaagagtggagagcagagtaaaagttacacctgtgtgttcagtaaccctaagagtgaggagcacagtgaccccCTCACTCAGATGGACTTATTTCCAG CCAAAGGTTCTTCAGGTGGTTCCATCGTTGCTGGTGTCTTTATACCACTGTTCCTCATAGTGGTAGTGGCAGGAGCTCTGATTTAG
- the LOC108936734 gene encoding uncharacterized protein LOC108936734 isoform X1 — MGSVRRSHTPHIMIIIMCLLLVFWAQFPLSFAQQCDVTTRVGDPVTIDLQYPGFTENNELIWKHEDKTVFEKSKGTIITGSKEDVNSGGSLILRRVQMYQKGPYSVEVYDSTTGINLYKTEKNLCVTGELVYGFIGKKVQLEPKVTETINSITWKKGNNTRIATWDRNSGLYYYDRCETKDQCELNPTAGVLVMKGLKQEDEGRYSAEINGKLSEKDFQLFVLAEGTELVYGLIGKEVQLDPKVTETINNITWKKENNGIAKWDSSSGLYYDDRCRTGNQCDLNPTTGVFVMKGLKGEDEGRYSAEINNKGPVKKCLLILLNPVSKPSVTTFCSETQCILTCVVEETKHTKYSWKENNETVKEGNTLMVEKSGEQSKSYTCVFSNPKSEEHSDPLTQMDLFPAKGSSGGSIVAGVFIPLFLIVVVAGALI, encoded by the exons ATGGGCTCCGTGCGCCGCTCTCACACACCGCACATCATGATTATCATCATGTGTCTCCTTCTTGTGTTTTGGGCCCAGTTTCCTCTCTCGTTCG cccagcagtGTGATGTGACCACTAGGGTCGGAGACCCTGTGACCATTGACCTGCAGTATCCTGGGTTCACAGAAAACAATGAGTTGATCTGGAAACATGAAGACAAAACAGTTTTTGAGAAGAGCAAAGGAACAATTATAACAGGCAGTAAAGAAGATGTAAACAGTGGTGGATCCCTTATCCTGCGCCGTGTACAGATGTACCAGAAAGGACCGTATTCTGTAGAAGTGTATGACAGTACAACAGGGATAAATCTGTATAAAACAGAGAAGAACTTGTGTGTGACAG GTGAACTGGTCTATGGATTCATAGGAAAAAAGGTTCAACTGGAGCCTAAAGTGACTGAAACCATCAACAGCATCACATGGAAGAAAGGCAATAACACCAGAATAGCCACTTGGGACAGGAATTCAGGACTGTATTATTATGACAGATGTGAGACTAAAGACCAGTGTGAACTGAATCCCACTGCTGGGGTGTTAgtaatgaaagggttaaaacaAGAAGATGAAGGACGATACTCTGCTgaaataaatgggaaattatCTGAAAAGGACTTTCAACTGTTTGTACTCG CTGAAGGAACTGAACTGGTCTATGGATTAATAGGAAAAGAGGTTCAACTGGATCCTAAAGTGACTGAAACCATCAACAACATCACATGGAAGAAAGAGAACAATGGAATAGCCAAGTGGGACAGCAGCTCAGGACTGTATTATGATGACAGATGTAGGACTGGCAACCAGTGTGACCTGAATCCCACTACTGGGGTGTTCgtaatgaaagggttaaaaggagaagatgaaggacgATACTCTgctgaaataaacaataaaggACCTGTAAAGAAATGTCTGCTCATTCTACTCA ATCCTGTGTCCAAACCCAGTGTGACCACATTCTGCAGTGAGACCCAGTGCATCCTGACCTGTGTGGTAGAGGAGACTAAACACACGAAATactcctggaaagagaacaatgaaactgtaaaggagggaaacaccttgatggtggagaagagtggagagcagagtaaaagttacacctgtgtgttcagtaaccctaagagtgaggagcacagtgaccccCTCACTCAGATGGACTTATTTCCAG CCAAAGGTTCTTCAGGTGGTTCCATCGTTGCTGGTGTCTTTATACCACTGTTCCTCATAGTGGTAGTGGCAGGAGCTCTGATTTAG
- the LOC114912171 gene encoding uncharacterized protein LOC114912171, which yields MAARLHTAATSGPQILSMLHLQDQWARFLPWAEYAHSFLFQVSPHSSVSSGINLNLPCSHGTLVPLMSLLFIPGCRKAKRPGLRFRSTCPSIHHCKQQTDKHRRTLTFQPGQRLWLSTRDIHLQDSLRKTQPLLHWLIQDPSTPHPHHLPVAVAPTLTYMSHFSCLPAQALQHLPDPGVLRRPDTPSCGGGWGTSLRRLCPSEFQAPTRDPVLPGELGKIHGIKAGSWSSNYGFRRDLSNGSTSLGVKGGTEVQHQT from the exons ATGGCAGCGCGGTTGCACACAGCAGCCACTTCTGGTCCTCAAATATTgagcatgttacatttacaggaCCAATGGGCACGGTTCCTGCCATGGGCCGAGTATGCCCACAGTTTTCTCTTCCAGGTCTCTCCCCATTCCAGTGTCTCCTCAGGTATCAACCTCAACCTCCCCTGTTCCCATGGCACCTTGGTTCCTCTGATGTCCCTGCTGTTCATTCCTGGTTGCAGAAAAGCGAAGAGGCCTGGCTTGAGGTTCAGGAGCACCTGCCCAAGTATCCACCACTGCAAACAGCAGACCGACAAACATCGCCGCACCCTGACCTTCCAACCAGGACAAAGGTTGTGGCTATCTACCCGTGATATCCACCTTCAAGATTCCCTCCGGAAAACTCAGCCCCTGCTACACTGGCTCATACAAGATCCTTCGACACCTCACCCCCATCACTTACCAGTTGCAGTTGCCCCCACACTTACGTATATGTCCCATTTTTCATGTCTCCCTGCTCAAGCCTTACAGCACCTCCCTGATCCAGGTGTCCTGAGGAGACCCGACACCCCCTCTTGTGGAGGTGGATGGGGCACCAGCCTACGCCGTCTGTGCCCTTCTGAATTCCAAGCACCAACACGGGATCCTGTGCTACCTGGTGAACTGGGAAAG ATACATGGAATAAAAGCAGGAAGTTGGAGCTCAAACTATGGATTTCGTAGAGACCTCAGCAATGGCAGCACCAGTCTGGGGGTCAAGGGTGGGACTGAGGTGCAGCATCAGACCTGA